The following proteins come from a genomic window of Nitrosopumilaceae archaeon AB1(1):
- the uvrB gene encoding excinuclease ABC subunit UvrB → MHAIKKFDLISDFKPIPEQTRAINDLTKGLGKQMVQTLLGVTGSGKTFTVANTISNVGKNTLIISHNKTLAAELYTELKNFFPNNNVGYFVSYYDYYQPEGYIPQTDTYIEKDTQINEKIEKMRLESTAMLLSGEPTIIISTVSCIYSLGNPVDWEQMSIKLKQGDVIKRNELLIQLITARYQRNDTNLVPGNFRVRGDTIDIIPAYSQDIVRVSMFGDEIERLSILHPITNKEKNRINEIKLYPAKHYLIDKDVQENAIISIKKELQDRLKVLSDLKRERLESRTKYDLEMIEEMGYCSGIENYSRHFDGRDLGEPAFCLLDFFGQDYIIIIDESHVTLPQLHAMYKGDHSRKKELINHGFRLPSVYDNRPLKFEEFEKYIKSNTIFVSATPSEYEQKNSTKIVHQVLRPTGLLDPPIQIRSRENQMDDLLLEIKKSVKCDQRVLITTLTKRMAEDLAEYLSKKNIAVRYMHSEIDGLERTEIIRQLRLGEFDVLVGINLLREGLDMPEVALVAILDADKEGFLRNSTSLIQTFGRAARNKHGRVIMYADTKTKSMNIAIATTDARRKKQIDYNKKHGITPTSIIKPIPEQPDKIAYDIKSKTNHQLEKDIIVMEKKMNNAAEELDFEFSYKIS, encoded by the coding sequence ATGCATGCAATAAAAAAATTCGACCTGATATCTGATTTTAAACCAATTCCTGAACAAACTCGAGCCATTAATGATTTAACAAAAGGACTTGGGAAACAAATGGTTCAGACTCTACTGGGTGTAACTGGTAGTGGTAAAACCTTTACTGTGGCAAACACTATATCTAATGTTGGGAAAAACACACTCATCATCTCACATAATAAAACACTTGCAGCTGAGCTATACACGGAACTGAAGAATTTTTTCCCCAACAATAATGTAGGATATTTTGTTAGTTATTATGATTATTATCAACCCGAAGGTTATATTCCTCAAACTGATACGTATATAGAAAAAGATACTCAAATTAATGAAAAGATTGAAAAAATGAGATTAGAATCAACTGCGATGCTACTTTCTGGTGAACCTACAATCATTATTTCTACTGTATCCTGCATCTACTCACTTGGAAATCCTGTAGATTGGGAACAAATGTCTATAAAATTAAAACAAGGAGATGTCATAAAACGAAATGAACTTTTGATACAATTAATCACAGCTCGATATCAGAGAAATGATACTAATCTAGTACCTGGAAACTTTAGAGTAAGAGGCGATACTATAGACATCATACCTGCATACTCTCAAGATATTGTACGTGTGTCTATGTTTGGTGATGAGATTGAACGATTATCAATACTACATCCTATCACAAACAAGGAGAAGAATAGAATAAATGAGATAAAATTATATCCTGCTAAACACTATCTCATCGATAAAGATGTACAAGAAAATGCTATTATTTCAATAAAAAAAGAGCTTCAAGATAGATTAAAAGTACTAAGTGATTTAAAACGTGAAAGACTAGAGAGTAGAACAAAATATGATTTAGAGATGATAGAGGAGATGGGTTATTGCTCCGGTATTGAGAATTATTCGAGACATTTTGATGGTAGGGACTTGGGGGAACCCGCATTTTGTTTATTGGACTTTTTTGGTCAAGATTACATAATCATTATCGATGAATCGCATGTGACTTTACCACAACTTCATGCCATGTACAAGGGTGATCATTCTAGAAAAAAAGAATTGATAAATCATGGATTTCGACTTCCCAGCGTGTATGATAACCGTCCATTAAAATTTGAAGAATTTGAAAAATATATAAAATCAAATACTATCTTTGTATCTGCCACACCATCTGAGTATGAGCAAAAAAATTCTACAAAAATTGTACATCAAGTATTACGTCCTACTGGTCTGTTAGACCCCCCAATTCAGATTAGATCACGAGAGAATCAAATGGATGATTTGTTATTAGAAATCAAAAAATCTGTAAAGTGTGATCAACGTGTTTTAATCACTACTTTGACTAAAAGAATGGCTGAAGATTTGGCAGAATATTTATCGAAAAAAAATATTGCAGTCCGTTACATGCATTCAGAAATTGACGGATTAGAGAGGACTGAAATAATCAGACAATTACGTTTGGGGGAATTTGACGTTTTGGTTGGAATCAATCTACTTCGAGAGGGTCTAGATATGCCAGAGGTGGCACTTGTGGCAATTTTAGATGCCGATAAAGAAGGATTTTTACGCAACTCTACTAGTCTAATTCAGACCTTTGGTAGGGCAGCTAGGAACAAACATGGTAGGGTCATAATGTATGCAGACACTAAAACTAAATCTATGAATATCGCAATTGCCACTACAGATGCTAGGCGTAAAAAACAGATAGATTATAACAAAAAACATGGGATCACTCCCACTAGTATAATAAAACCAATTCCTGAACAACCAGATAAAATCGCTTATGATATCAAAAGTAAAACTAATCATCAATTGGAAAAAGATATTATTGTAATGGAGAAGAAGATGAATAACGCTGCTGAAGAATTGGACTTTGAGTTCAGCTATAAAATATCGTGA